From one Bifidobacterium sp. WK012_4_13 genomic stretch:
- a CDS encoding GNAT family N-acetyltransferase, producing MQQEAPSNRHVRHATRADYDSILKIYAHARDVMKRNGNPSQWGDIYPLASDVLHDIELNRSMLLVDDDSQNGVERLLGVFAICKGSDPTYASIDGAWLDDDPYVAFHRVASSGLARHTAHDMIDWAVRHYRNVRADTHENNLAMQHIFESSGFARCGIITLPPREIGIRERIAFQRHI from the coding sequence GTGCAGCAAGAAGCGCCAAGCAACCGTCATGTTCGTCATGCAACGAGGGCTGATTACGATTCGATTCTGAAGATATATGCCCATGCGCGTGATGTGATGAAGCGCAATGGGAATCCTTCTCAATGGGGTGACATATATCCGCTGGCGAGTGATGTGCTGCACGATATCGAGCTCAATCGTTCGATGCTTCTGGTTGACGATGATTCTCAGAACGGGGTCGAGCGGCTCCTGGGCGTGTTCGCCATATGCAAGGGATCCGATCCGACGTATGCGAGCATCGATGGCGCCTGGCTGGATGACGATCCATACGTTGCCTTTCATCGGGTGGCATCCTCAGGGTTGGCGAGGCATACGGCCCATGACATGATCGACTGGGCCGTTCGTCACTATCGCAACGTTCGGGCGGATACGCACGAGAACAACCTTGCGATGCAGCACATCTTCGAGTCCTCAGGGTTCGCACGTTGCGGAATCATCACCCTGCCGCCACGGGAGATAGGAATCCGTGAAAGAATCGCGTTTCAAAGGCATATCTGA
- a CDS encoding Ohr family peroxiredoxin, whose translation MTQYKGNEPKSIAYTAVADVTGGRNGRGVSTEPDLDLKLDTPVAMGGKGEGTNPEQLFAIGWGACFQGALGLAGKEMRIAGSKLAQCKLRSHVSIGDEGESFGIKAKMEVYLPGIDRETAEKLVDRTQQLCPYSKATAGNVPTEIVVVDSLD comes from the coding sequence ATGACACAATATAAAGGTAATGAACCGAAAAGCATTGCATACACCGCCGTTGCAGATGTGACGGGTGGCCGGAATGGAAGAGGAGTCAGCACAGAGCCTGATCTGGATCTGAAGCTCGACACCCCTGTCGCGATGGGTGGCAAGGGCGAGGGAACCAATCCCGAGCAGCTCTTCGCCATCGGCTGGGGAGCCTGCTTCCAGGGCGCCCTTGGCCTTGCAGGCAAGGAGATGCGCATCGCGGGAAGCAAGCTGGCACAGTGCAAGCTGCGCTCGCACGTATCCATCGGCGATGAAGGCGAGTCCTTCGGCATCAAGGCAAAGATGGAAGTCTATCTGCCTGGCATCGACAGGGAGACCGCCGAGAAGCTCGTGGATCGCACGCAGCAGCTGTGCCCATATTCCAAGGCAACCGCTGGAAA
- the alr gene encoding alanine racemase → MTLSASPEWDFSSKSGKSNYDAARRGYPAQAIVDLAALKGNMQHIVEVCGGAKSSTAVMGVVKADAYGHGLIPAALAALAGGATWLGTAQPREALLLRKAGIGPDRCHVLTWMYSGIEAPFEELIANDIDISVGSLAGIDALAKAARTVGTPARVHVKVDTGFGRNGFTPQIFDQALALLKRYSSEGCLHVVAQWSHLAVADMPKVPAFVASTEAQIDTFNDFTRRMERAGLAPEIRHLANTAATLSRPEIHFELVRPGIALYGYEPDPSMGTPKDFGLKPAMTLQAQLSTVKDLEEGHSISYGKTYLTESETSSAILPIGYADGVHRSASGFDREGSMHATHLGGPVCIMTNDGPKIVRVSGRVCMDQCVLDLRGKAADLNVHEGDTVTVFGPGRGVRFNEPTADDWAQSADTISYEIFTCLRSRIPRLYLHANDSLPADDIAKLDPNSLL, encoded by the coding sequence ATGACACTGAGTGCATCCCCGGAATGGGATTTTTCGTCGAAATCAGGCAAGTCGAACTACGATGCAGCCCGCCGTGGCTATCCGGCGCAGGCCATAGTCGATCTGGCCGCATTGAAAGGTAATATGCAGCACATCGTAGAGGTGTGCGGAGGTGCGAAATCCTCCACGGCCGTCATGGGCGTCGTCAAGGCGGATGCATATGGCCACGGTCTGATTCCAGCGGCGCTCGCCGCACTCGCAGGCGGCGCGACCTGGCTCGGCACAGCCCAGCCGCGAGAGGCTCTGCTGCTGCGAAAGGCGGGTATCGGTCCGGACCGTTGCCATGTGCTGACGTGGATGTACAGCGGTATCGAGGCGCCATTCGAGGAGCTGATCGCCAACGACATCGACATATCCGTCGGCTCGCTGGCGGGCATCGATGCGCTCGCCAAGGCCGCACGAACGGTCGGTACGCCTGCCCGCGTCCATGTCAAGGTCGATACCGGTTTCGGACGCAACGGCTTCACCCCGCAGATCTTCGACCAGGCCCTTGCGCTGCTGAAGCGGTATTCGAGCGAAGGATGTCTGCACGTGGTCGCCCAGTGGAGCCATCTTGCCGTCGCCGACATGCCGAAGGTCCCCGCATTCGTCGCGTCCACCGAAGCTCAGATCGACACCTTCAATGACTTCACCAGACGCATGGAACGGGCAGGACTGGCACCGGAGATTCGCCATCTCGCCAACACCGCAGCAACCCTGAGCCGACCAGAAATCCACTTCGAACTCGTGCGCCCGGGCATCGCGCTCTATGGCTATGAGCCGGATCCCTCAATGGGAACGCCGAAGGACTTTGGCCTCAAGCCGGCCATGACGTTGCAGGCTCAGCTTTCAACCGTCAAGGACTTGGAAGAGGGACACAGCATTTCTTATGGCAAGACATACCTGACCGAATCGGAAACCAGTTCTGCGATTCTGCCTATTGGATACGCTGATGGAGTGCATCGCTCAGCCTCGGGATTCGATCGGGAAGGCTCCATGCACGCCACTCATCTCGGCGGACCGGTGTGCATCATGACCAACGACGGGCCAAAGATCGTGCGTGTTTCAGGCCGTGTGTGCATGGACCAGTGCGTCTTGGATTTGCGCGGGAAAGCCGCTGACCTGAACGTTCATGAAGGCGATACCGTCACCGTTTTTGGACCTGGAAGGGGTGTGCGCTTCAATGAGCCCACGGCAGACGACTGGGCGCAGTCGGCGGATACCATCAGCTACGAGATCTTCACATGCCTGAGAAGTCGAATTCCTCGACTATATCTCCATGCGAACGACTCGCTGCCTGCCGATGACATCGCGAAACTGGACCCGAATTCACTACTCTAG
- a CDS encoding S-ribosylhomocysteine lyase, with protein MSDKPVVESFQLDHTKVKAPYVRLIDEEQGPNGDVISNYDLRLVQPNENAIPTAGLHTIEHTIAVLLRERIPGYIDCSPFGCRTGFHLLTWGRHSTEDVAKALKESLSFIADEATWDDVPGTEITSCGNYRDHSLFSAKQWSRDIVDAGISSDPYVRKVV; from the coding sequence ATGAGTGACAAGCCCGTTGTTGAAAGTTTCCAACTCGACCATACCAAGGTGAAGGCGCCGTATGTCCGTCTCATCGATGAGGAGCAGGGACCCAATGGCGATGTGATCTCGAATTACGACCTGCGTCTTGTGCAGCCTAACGAGAATGCCATTCCGACCGCAGGACTGCACACGATCGAGCATACGATCGCCGTGCTGCTGCGCGAACGCATTCCGGGCTACATCGACTGCTCGCCGTTCGGCTGCCGTACTGGCTTCCACCTGCTGACATGGGGGCGTCACAGCACCGAGGACGTCGCCAAGGCACTCAAGGAATCGCTGTCCTTCATTGCTGACGAAGCCACCTGGGACGACGTTCCTGGAACCGAAATCACCAGCTGCGGCAACTATCGCGACCATAGCCTCTTCTCTGCGAAGCAGTGGTCAAGGGACATCGTGGACGCTGGAATCAGCTCCGACCCATATGTTCGCAAGGTAGTCTGA